From one Chanodichthys erythropterus isolate Z2021 chromosome 3, ASM2448905v1, whole genome shotgun sequence genomic stretch:
- the LOC137007423 gene encoding complement C1q-like protein 2, protein MLIFITVLMLNVWAISADDVLSPNINIIEDQGKMKSIETIMESLETEMEQLRTENKELTATVTEQKGNIGELRDEMNKKNEEISNLSSQVEELRKENRGREIAFSASLVESGDKYIGPFRPHFTITYKNVFTNIGNAYNPVTGVFTAPLKGAYMFRASIYGHGPTPATVSIIKNGEIVVSAYDYQPQGALNSSNGVVLILEVGDVVYVRLKAGRRIYDNENNHSTFSGFLLFPLK, encoded by the exons ATGTTGATTTTTATAACGGTTTTAATGCTCAATGTGTGGGCCATATCGGCAGATGATGTACTTTCACCAAACATAAACATCATTGAAGACCAGGGGAAAATGAAGAGCATTGAAACAATAATGGAATCTCTGGAGACTGAAATGGAGCAACtaagaacagaaaacaaag aactgaccgccaccgttacagagcagaaaggaaACATCGGAGAACTGAGGGATGAGATGAACAAGAAAAATGAAG aaatttCAAATCTTTCAAGTCAAGTGGAGGAGTTGAGAAAGGAAAATAGAG GCAGAGAAATAGCTTTTTCAGCGTCACTGGTGGAATCTGGCGATAAATATATTGGTCCTTTTAGACCTCACTTCACAATAACCTACAAGAACGTCTTCACAAACATAGGGAACGCCTACAACCCAGTTACAG GTGTTTTCACAGCCCCACTGAAAGGAGCGTACATGTTCAGAGCCTCTATATATGGTCATGGCCCAACTCCAGCAACTGTATCCATTATTAAGAATGGAGAGATTGTGGTTTCAGCATATGATTATCAGCCTCAGGGTGCATTAAACTCCTCGAATGGAGTTGTGTTGATCTTGGAGGTTGGAGATGTTGTCTATGTGAGACTTAAGGCTGGCAGGAGGATATATGATAACGAGAATAACCACAGCACTTTCAGTGGTTTCCTACTGTTTCCCTTAAAATAA